The Acidimicrobiia bacterium sequence GGCTTGAACTTGCCGTTGACGATCTTCAAGAGGGCCATGCAGTCCGCGTCGTCCTCGTGCGCGGTCGTCCAGTCGACCGGAGGCAGGAACCCGTTCGCGGTGTAGTCGGTGATCTCGTTGATCGCGTCGATCACGCTCTCCCGGGTGAAGTCCTCGCCCGCGGCCTTCAATCCGGTCACGAACAGGTCGGCGTTGATCCACCCGACGATCGCGTTCTCGGTGATGTCACCACCCGTCTTCTTCATGTACTTCTTGAAGAGCTTGACGGCCGGCAGCGCGGGCTTCGTCTCCAGCGGCGCGAAGAGTGTCGCCACGTAGAGCCCGTTGAGGAACTCCTGGTTCTCGGCGATCGTCTCGTGCTCGTAGGCGTTGGGGAGCAACATCGCGGCCTCCATGCCCTGGCGCAGCATCTCCTTGCGGAGGTTGATGATGCCGTTGAAGTCGATGCACGCAACGACGTAGTCGACCTCCGCCTCAACCATCTGGGCGACCTGTGCGCTGAAGTCAGGGTTACCGAACCCAAGGCTCTTGTCGACGAACGCGACGTTCGCGGTCTCGAACTTCTCGAAGCTGTTCTCGTTGCCGGTGGCGCAGTCCGTGGACTGCACCACGCCGTAGGCGAGGATGCCGACGTTTTTGGCCTTGATCTCTTGCGGCAGCCAGGTGCCGAGGCCCGCTTGCGCACACGTGAAGCAGATGAACGATCCCGCGGTCCCGAACAGGTTCGGCGGCCCCGGTGTGTTGTTCTCGGATCCGTACTCCGCGTTGATGTTCCATCCGAACGCGGGGATGCCTTCCTCGACGTAGACCTGGGCTCCGGTGAACAGGCTCGTGGCGAGGGGCAGCGCCGCGAACACGTCGTCTTGCGAGAC is a genomic window containing:
- a CDS encoding ABC transporter substrate-binding protein, with translation MSALMLTVALLATGAASVAGAGVSFPAVDQPGVSDTEIRVGGVLTDTLNPTGVSYGPAFDGVEAYFEYINTTEDGVYGRELVLASKRDDQLGKNREQAQALVSQDDVFAALPLATSLFTGAQVYVEEGIPAFGWNINAEYGSENNTPGPPNLFGTAGSFICFTCAQAGLGTWLPQEIKAKNVGILAYGVVQSTDCATGNENSFEKFETANVAFVDKSLGFGNPDFSAQVAQMVEAEVDYVVACIDFNGIINLRKEMLRQGMEAAMLLPNAYEHETIAENQEFLNGLYVATLFAPLETKPALPAVKLFKKYMKKTGGDITENAIVGWINADLFVTGLKAAGEDFTRESVIDAINEITDYTANGFLPPVDWTTAHEDDADCMALLKIVNGKFKP